The genome window ACCAAAGAACTGGTGACCAACTTCTATACCTACGAAGGCGTGGTCAAGGCCCTGGACAAGGTAAGCATCTCCATCGACCACGGGGAAACCTTCGGTCTGGTGGGCGAATCCGGTTGCGGAAAATCCGTCACCGTGCGCTCGGTCATGCGCATCATCCAGTCCCCCGGCGTCATCGAGGGCGGCGAGGTGCAGTACTGTGACGACGCCGACAGGCCGGACCAGTGCGAAGACCTGCTGGTCAAATCCGAAGAGGAAATGCGTGAGCTTCGCGGCGACCGCATCTCCATGATCTTCCAGGAACCCAACGCCGCGCTCAACCCGGTGCTGACCATCGGGGACCAGGTGGCCGAGAGCTACATGTTCCACCGCAAGCGCTCCATGAGCAAGCAGGTGCTGGAAGATGTGGAATCCGGCAAAATCAGCTTCGGCGTCTTCCATCCCTTCCTCAAGTGGGCCTACGGCAGGGCCGCGGCAAACCCCAAGGATCCGGTGCTCAAATGGCTGAGCAAGCTGCCGCTGCTCAAATACTGGGACAAACCCATGCGGCGCGAAGCCATCAACCGTTCCATCAGAATCATCGAGAAACTGGGGATTTCCAATGCGGCGGAACTGGTGACGCGCTACCCGCACAACCTGTCCGGCGGCATGAAGCAGCGTATCGTCATTGCCATTGCCCTGGCCTGCAACCCGACCCTGCTCATTGCGGACGAGGCCACATCCAACCTGGATGTGACCATCCAGGCCCAGATCCTGGGGCTGCTCAACGACCTCAAGGAACGCAAGGCCATTTCCTCGGTCCTGCTCATCACCCACGACCTGGGCGTGGTGGCCGAGACCTGCGACAGGGTAGGGGTCATGTACGCGGGCACCCTGTGCGAAGTTGCGGACGTGAAAACGCTCTTCAACAAGCCGATCCATCCCTATACCCGGGCGCTGCTCAACTCGGTTCCCCGTTTCTGCGTGGAAGGGGAGCTGGCCACCATCGAAGGCAGCGTCCCCAACCTGGTGCATCCTCCCGAAGGGTGCCGCTTCCATCCGCGCTGCAAGCAGGCCACGGACATCTGCAAACGGGAAAAGCCCAGGCTGGTCGACCTTGGAGACGGCCACAGCGTGGCCTGTCACAACATTGACCACAAGATCGGGGAATAGGATATGGATACCATACTCGAACTCAAAAACCTCAAGAAGCATTATCCCATCCTCGGCGGCGTGCTGCGCAAGGAAGTCGATTCGGTCAAGGCCCTGGACGGCATCGATCTGGACATCCAGCGCGGCGAATGCCTCGGCGTGGTCGGCGAATCCGGCTGCGGCAAGACGACCACCGGCAAGGCCATCCTGCGGCTGCACGCCCCCACGTCGGGCGATATCATCTACCACCCCGGCGATGGAGGCGAATCGCACAACATAGCCAAGATGTCCTTTGGCGCCATGCAGCGCACCGGCATCCGCAACAAGCTCCAGATGGTCTTCCAGGACCCCACCACCTCGTTGAACCCGAGGATGCTCATCAAGCACATCATTGCCGAGCCTCTCAAGGAACAGAAACGATGGGGAGCAAGGGAACTGGAAGACAAGGTCGTGGAACTGCTGGACCTGGTGGGCCTGACCGGCGACCACCTCATGCGCTATCCGCACGAGTTCTCCGGCGGCCAGCGTCAGCGTATCGCCGTGGCGCGCGCCATTGCCGCCCATCCGGAGTTCATCGTCCTTGACGAACCCACCAGCGCCCTGGACGTGTCCGTGCAGGCCCAGATCCTGAACCTGCTGCACAAGCTGCGCAAGCAGCTCAACCTGACCTACCTGTTCGTGACCCACCACCTGCTGGTGGTGAAATACATCTCCACGCGCATCGCGGTCATGTATCTCGGAAAAATGATCGAACTGGCCAAGACCGAGGACCTGTTCAACGACGCGCTGCACCCCTATACCCACGCGCTGCTTTCGGGCATCCCCAACCCGGATCCGAACCTGAACAAACCGCGCATCGTGCTGGAAGGGGATGTGCCCAGCCCGTTGAACCCTCCCAAGGGATGCAGGTTCCACACCCGGTGCCCGTTCGCCACGGATATCTGCGCCCGAGAGGAACCGCCTCTGACGGAGGTGGGCGACGGCCACAAGGTGGCCTGCCACAGGCACACGGAAACACGAGCTCTCGTGCAGCAGAAATTCGGAACAGCGGATTATTGCTGATCCCGAGAACAAAAAAAGCCCGCTTTGAGCGGGCTTTTTCATTGGAACGGCAAAAAACTACAGCTGATGAAGGCTGCCGCAGTCGTGGTGGTCGCAAACAATGGCCTCATCCTTGACCTTGCCCGCAATCCAATTTTGCACCAGCTCCTCGATGTCGCCGGAACATCCCCGGATGACCTGGACATCATTGGCGCCGAGCACGTCCACGGCTCCCTGGCCCATGTTGCCCGCCAGCATGACGGAAACTCCCTGTTCCTTGAGCACGGAGGCAATGTTGGACTTGCAGCCGCATCCCTCGGGGGATTCCAGCTTTTCGCGGGCGACAACGGCATTGTCTTCGATGGTGAAGACCGAAAAATGATCGCAATGGCCGAAGTGGTCATCCACGCAACCATCGCGGGTGGGTACTGCTACTTTCATGATAAACTCCTTGGTTTGGGTGCAGGCTTTTTACAACAGGCGGTGCTCTCAGGCAAGATCCTGGCTAACCACCCAAAATTACGCCTTTACTCAGGCCGCACGTCCTGGATATGAATTCCCGAGGAGGTCTCTCATGGCTACGAACCACGAGCCGTGCATGCACACGGCGGAGCATATTCTCAACGGAACCATGGTGCGCATGTTCGGATGCGAGCGTTGCTTCAGCGCACACATCAATGCAAAGAAATCAAAATGTGACTACCGGTTCGACCGCGCCCTGACAGATACGGAGGCAAGCGAGCTGGAAGACCGGATCAACGAACAGATCCTGGCTAACCTGGATGTAACTGAAAAAAACGTAACCCTGCAGGAAGCCCGCGATCAGTTCAACCTGTCACGGTTGCCCGAGGGCGTGGAAACAGTGCGCATTGTTCGGATAGGGGAGTATGACGCCTGCCCGTGCATCGGCAAGCATGTCGAGAACACGAAAGAAATAGGACGGTTCAAACTGACGACCCACAATTGGGAAGACGGCGTGCTCAGAATCCGGTTCAAGCTGGTAAACAGGGACTAGAACGTCAGCTGTTTCCATCCCTGCTTGAGCATGTCGGTGAGCGGGGTGCCCATGTACAGGACATTGACGCCCAAAGCTTCCAGCTCATCCGTGGTGCCGTAGTTGTCCGAGCAAGCCTTGCAGGCCCAGACCTCGACTCCGGCCTCCAGCAGCTCCCCGATCCGTTCCCGGATGGTGACGTTCTCGGCCGCGAGTCTCGCCGAAGGGCCCCAGATGACCAGCCGGACATTTTTCCACCAGCCGTTGAGCCTGGAATTGAGCGTGTACATGAAGACCAGATTCTCGGCCACTTCCGGGTCGGCCGAACTCCAGATCACGAAAATATTATCCATCGAATTCCCCGGTATTGCTGAGTCCTAGAACGGGGCCTCGGTATGAAATTCCATCACTTCGCCCGTCTTGGGATGGGTAAAGCGCAAATACTCGGCATGCAGATGCAGACGGCCCGGATATTTTCCGGTGCCGTAAAGCCTGTCACCCACGATGGGCACGCCCAATCCGTCGGGATGGGAGGAATGCACACGCAGCTGATGGGAACGCCCGGTGATGGGTGTAAAGTTGACCCTGGTCCAGCCGTTCTCCTCCCCGAGCTTTTTCCAGATGGTGATGGCCCGTCGTCCATGCTCATGATCGACGATCTGGTAGGGCCGGTTGTCCACATCCGTACGCAGGGGCAGGTCTATTACCCCCATTTCTCCTTCAATGAGCCCCTCCAAAAGAGCCACATAGCGTTTGGAGGTCAGGCGATCCTGAAATTGAATAGAAAGTTCCCTCTGCGCCCTCGCGGTAAGGCCCAACACGAGAATGCCCGAGGTGTCCATGTCCAGACGGTGGACAGCGGGGTGCTTGCGACATTCGGGAAACATGGCCTGAACACGGGTCACCACGCAGTCCATCTTGTCCGGCCCTTTGCCGGGAACGGAAAGCAGGCCACTGGGCTTGTTTACCACCACAATCTTATTGTCCGAGTAGAGGACGTCGAGTCCTTC of Salidesulfovibrio onnuriiensis contains these proteins:
- a CDS encoding ABC transporter ATP-binding protein — its product is MSKLLETKELVTNFYTYEGVVKALDKVSISIDHGETFGLVGESGCGKSVTVRSVMRIIQSPGVIEGGEVQYCDDADRPDQCEDLLVKSEEEMRELRGDRISMIFQEPNAALNPVLTIGDQVAESYMFHRKRSMSKQVLEDVESGKISFGVFHPFLKWAYGRAAANPKDPVLKWLSKLPLLKYWDKPMRREAINRSIRIIEKLGISNAAELVTRYPHNLSGGMKQRIVIAIALACNPTLLIADEATSNLDVTIQAQILGLLNDLKERKAISSVLLITHDLGVVAETCDRVGVMYAGTLCEVADVKTLFNKPIHPYTRALLNSVPRFCVEGELATIEGSVPNLVHPPEGCRFHPRCKQATDICKREKPRLVDLGDGHSVACHNIDHKIGE
- a CDS encoding ABC transporter ATP-binding protein; amino-acid sequence: MDTILELKNLKKHYPILGGVLRKEVDSVKALDGIDLDIQRGECLGVVGESGCGKTTTGKAILRLHAPTSGDIIYHPGDGGESHNIAKMSFGAMQRTGIRNKLQMVFQDPTTSLNPRMLIKHIIAEPLKEQKRWGARELEDKVVELLDLVGLTGDHLMRYPHEFSGGQRQRIAVARAIAAHPEFIVLDEPTSALDVSVQAQILNLLHKLRKQLNLTYLFVTHHLLVVKYISTRIAVMYLGKMIELAKTEDLFNDALHPYTHALLSGIPNPDPNLNKPRIVLEGDVPSPLNPPKGCRFHTRCPFATDICAREEPPLTEVGDGHKVACHRHTETRALVQQKFGTADYC
- a CDS encoding NifB/NifX family molybdenum-iron cluster-binding protein, with protein sequence MKVAVPTRDGCVDDHFGHCDHFSVFTIEDNAVVAREKLESPEGCGCKSNIASVLKEQGVSVMLAGNMGQGAVDVLGANDVQVIRGCSGDIEELVQNWIAGKVKDEAIVCDHHDCGSLHQL
- a CDS encoding DsrE family protein: MDNIFVIWSSADPEVAENLVFMYTLNSRLNGWWKNVRLVIWGPSARLAAENVTIRERIGELLEAGVEVWACKACSDNYGTTDELEALGVNVLYMGTPLTDMLKQGWKQLTF
- a CDS encoding RluA family pseudouridine synthase, producing the protein MHVPEGLDVLYSDNKIVVVNKPSGLLSVPGKGPDKMDCVVTRVQAMFPECRKHPAVHRLDMDTSGILVLGLTARAQRELSIQFQDRLTSKRYVALLEGLIEGEMGVIDLPLRTDVDNRPYQIVDHEHGRRAITIWKKLGEENGWTRVNFTPITGRSHQLRVHSSHPDGLGVPIVGDRLYGTGKYPGRLHLHAEYLRFTHPKTGEVMEFHTEAPF